In Podarcis raffonei isolate rPodRaf1 chromosome 8, rPodRaf1.pri, whole genome shotgun sequence, the genomic window CTTCAGTCCCCCTGGTAGATGATTTTGATGGAGGTGtctgcctctgcttcctgcttGACGCTGCAGCTCAGTGTTGAGAAGAGACAGTGGTTTACTTCTTCCAGCCAGTCCAAGATGCGCTGCTCGGTCTCGGGGTCAAGATGAGGAGGCCTCTCCCGAGAAGAGAGACTGTCTGGCTCTTCTTCTGCCTCTGACGCCCGATATCTCCGATGCTCTTGCGGGACACATGCCGTGTGGGGCAGCCTGGTTCCTCTGCGCCCGAGGCCTTCCCCAAGCAGGAGCAGCTGCCCTCCCCACACATAGGGTGCAGAGTGCCGCCCACTGGGCAACGGAGGCAAGAGGAGGCTCTGAGAGAGAGCGCCATGTCCGGGGACTCTTTTCACGTGGTGGGAAGGAGAAGAACCATTCCGTGCTCCTGGACTCAGCCTGGCGGGCCTGCTGCTGTGGCTTTTCCTTTGCTCTGCCCAGGCCTGGAAGGGCAGCGGTggctgttgagaaggccctggtgcCTGCAGCCCGCGGGCAAGGGGGGCACGCAGGCCCCGGCGCGACCCAGAGGCCAAAGACCTCCCTGCGATGGAGGCCGAGAGACGAGGGTCTCCTCCTCCTCGTGGCTTTGCCATCCACCTCCTGGCGCCGCTTCTCTCACCTCCTCTTTCGTTACAGAGCTTTCGAAAGGGAGAGAACGAACTCCACAAAAAGGCTCGCCCCGTCGTTCAGCTAaggcttctctttttctctccagaTCACCCCAAGTGGGAAGATGTATCCCCTGGAAGTCCCAAGCTCCAATAAACCGAGGAGGTGGACTTTCCCCGGCAATGCACACACTCCGCAGGACCTCGTCGAGTTACAGGACTCCTGTGTGGTCTACGGCTGAAAAACGACACTGGCAACTGACAAGGCTGAGTCTTTCATTATGCAGAGATCGGCTGCATGGTTTTCTCGGTAACAAAAGTCCCCGTTCactccagggaggaggaggaaaatgcctCGTTGCCAGCAGATCACACTTGAGTATTCCAGCAACGTGTACAGGATGGTCACCCTCCAAATTTGGCTGCCTGATTTGCAGCCGTACATCAAgtagaaaaaacaaacaacaaaccaaGCTAGCGCAAGGAAAATTGCTGGGTTAGGTGGGGCAATCAGATTCTTATTTCAATGATGTGGAGGTCTGCCCTGGTCAGACCccgcctggagtcctgtgtccagttctgggcaccacagtttaaggataCTGATAAGCTAAATGTGTGCAGATGTGGGTTGACCAAGGCCATAAAGgtgtctagaaaccaagccttatgaggaatgcttgagggagttgggtatgtttagcctggaaaagaaaagactgagaggtgatgtgaaaaccatcttcaaatatctgaagggctgccccatggtagcttgtttcctgctgctccagaggggatgGCCCAAACCAATGGGTTGAAATGACAAGAGATTCCCACGAAATCTTAGGGAGAACTTTCTGCCAGTAAAAAGTGCTCTAAGGTGGAACGGATGACTTTggcaggtggtggactcttcttcactggaggttcCTAAGCTGAGcgtggatggccatttgtcagggattctttagctatgattcctgcatggcagggagtagGACTTGATGCCCATTGGGGTCCCTTGCACCCCTGGTTGTTGATTCAGGGATCTCTAATATTCTTAAGGAAAAACTCCAAAACAATCCTATTAAGCCTGCCCTTATTTAGAGATCCTGAACCTTTGACTCTTGAATGTTATTGACCATAGGATTTCAAGAGGCAGGGGGCGGTGGTGGAGGGAAGAGAGACCACACAAGATCCCGTATATATATGCACCAGGGTGGGCCGGCTTCAGGAGAGGCTGGAAACTGCTCTCTGTTAATATTAAGCTAatttctttcctctccccctctgACCCCCAAGGGTCCCGTGAAAAATCTTTTGAAGGTCCTCTGGAAATCTCACTTACATAAACATTTGCTGGGAATGCGTTAAATGCTCTAGTTTAATGGACCTCTCATTCTCCCACCCCAACACAAatcctggttttatttttaaatggatcAAATTGCCATTCTGATGCCCTCCCTCAAACTACCAGCTATGCAGAAATCACGACCTTAAGAATAGCCGAACGCCTTAAGAGAGTGATAGGGAGCCTATGCCCATCCACAAAACTTTGTTGAACTTCACTGAACCCCGCTGGGGTTGATGGTAGTTAAGGGTTTCCCATCAGTCTTGAAAATATGGGAGCACCCTCCATTGCTAAACCAAATTCTGATTACAGCACAGTCCTTCAGCTTAATTTGGAGCAGAGTTCATCTCAACCCAGCGTAAGAAAGCTTGACACAGGGTCCAATGCGGAACGCCACAGTTTTTTCTCGGGCTCTTGGGTCTCCCCCTAGAGACGCACCTATACAGGCTCTGCTTTGCACCTTCTGTGAGCGTTTTTGCCTTGCTGAAATGCCCTTAAATTCtggtgatgatgattaattaCATTTGCACCTCAccttttttctccagggagctcaaggaggcttacatagttctccccattctctcctcacaaccaccctgtgaggtaggtagggctgagaggcagtggctggcccaagatcacctagCGAGCTTCATGTCCGAGTGGGGATTTTAACCCCGGTCTTCCAGGCCCTTGTCTGATATTCTAACCACCACGCCGCACTGGCTCAAAGCTTCTTACTTGTCTGGAGGATAGAGAGGAGTGTAGGAACAAGCTTACTGTGCAAAGTCATGcctgttgccccacccacttttgaccGTGGCCCTGACCACCGCTGGCAATGTGGCCCCTAGAAGGCTGCTGCTTGAataagaatgtggccctcaagagtGAGAATGATTCATGGCCCCATTACTTTAAGTAGCACGGACAGGCACTCCTTCCGGCAGAGCTCAGGTTACTCTcctgaggttgtggactctccttccttggaggtttttaagcagaggttggatggccacctgacatggattctttagctgagatgcctgcgttgcagggggctggaccagatgacctttggggtcccttccaactctacaattctacgattctactaAGGcagccagcccagaaggaaagttTAAGGGGGCTGGGTCAGATATTATCAGCCACTGCTGCCTCTATCCCCACTCTTATTATGAATCTGAATTAAGAGGATGGCATCTCCCGCCCCCAATGAAAAGGTGCACAACTCAGCTGGATTACAAATCCATGATAAACACGCTAGGAAGGGCAGCATAAGCAGAACTAGCGCCGCAGAGTGGGTATGCAATATTACTGTGAAAACTGTTACGGTGTGACACGAAAAGAAATCTGATCAGGCCCTTTGGAGGAAAAGTTCAGCATAAACTGAAATAATGAATGGAAGTTCGCACACCTGTCATTTTCTCCTTTatttgtactccccccccccccgcatcactGGCTGTTACATTTCCCAGTTCGTCCATGCAATCaacgagggctagaaacttggacCACGATACAGGCCTTTTAGGCACGAACAGAGTGGTAGTGTACATGGTCCAGTGTCGTTACTGACTTTTTGTTGCCCCTGTGGAGAGCAGCTCGTGGCTCTTCCCAATGGCAAACCATTGATTTTGAAAGAAGCGTCAGTTTCAAAAACCGAGTTTTCTACGTGGCAcgagggaggaagggtggggtagctGCTCCCCAAGACACACAAGTCTGCACGCCTGTTTGTATGGCTTCATGCTACTCTGCTGGCAAGATGTGAAGAAAAGCCAGCGTGGCATAAACTGAGAAAAACTGTATGGGTGTCAGTGCAACCTCTCACATACTCTGCAAAACACCTGAGTGTCATGGGGAGAAGAGGACttcagagagcagcagcagcagcagcagcaaccacaccTCCCAGGTCAAGGTTACAAAGCAGGCTTCAGAGTCTGAAGCAATAGCAGGCCACATTTTTATTACTAGAAAGCACAACACCTGATTAACAGTGGCGGCGGCAGGTGAGGGGGTGTGTGTCTCTCACCCACCAAGCTTCCTAGCTGGCCCCGATGCCCAATTATGCAGAGATTATAGAGTACCATTATGCCACGTGGATATTACTGTGtctcattaaaataaatatgatCCCGCACCTTTATTCAAGAGATCCGTGTGGATCCCTGGCTTGGGTAGAAGGTCTTCGAGTCTCTCTCTCGACCACAAAAACCCTGCTTTTAGCTGTCAACCAAGCTCTCTCCAAAGCACAGCATTGGATTTCTGGCTGACGAGTTAAAGAAATGATAAAATCCTGCAAGGGGAGGCTGTTCACAAATGCTGTCTAGAATGCCCCACAACAGGGAAAGGAAACCAAAGGTGCTTAATGAATCACTGTCATGAGGGACGCGACCATACTGAGATCAGTTTTTGATGGATAAAGGACTTTTAAGTTCCCGTCCTTGTCCACAACCCGAACCTGTTCCAAAACGAGAGGGAGGGTCTTGGAAATGCCTTCAAGCCTTGAATTCTCATGCCCAGCAGTGTCGTTTGATTCGTGATCTGAATCCAGGTCTTCGCCTGTATTCTCTGAAGTGGATCTGTTCAGCTCCGCCATTTTCTGTGGTGAAGGAATGAAGATTGCAACATAAAGAGTTACTCAAGAGATATGGGAATGTTTTCCCCAGCTGAGAACCTGAGGTTTCCCTTCAGCTATTATGGGACTGGAGGCCCAGGAGACAACATGACGCTGCTATGAACCCAGAATGCAGCATTTTAGGGTAAAGGCGGGCAGAAGATGCTAAAATGGAAAGTGGAGGGATATGAGAAGGCAGACTTCAAAACacaaggaagggtgtgtgtgtgtcctgcatGATGGACAACTAGGTTCAGGTCCTGGGTGCAAGAGCTGAACATGTAAAGGCCACAGACCTGATGGACAGTGGCTGAAGAGGACCACAAAGAGGTGATTTTATTTTGTACACTGGGCTTTGCTTTTAAACTGTGAATCCCATAAGTGCCTCCAATAGATAAATCAGGACCCTGAAAGTGAGAAGTGTGGATGCAAAATGAGGAGGAGAGGGCAGCAGCAGTGACTCCTTACTAGAATGAGGGTGTCCATCACATCCTTGCACGTCTGCAGGCTTGTGGCACTTGTCACTTCCAGAAGCACATCAGAGGTGGTTTTCCCaagcttaaaaagaagaagggaaatgccAGATGGAACTGAGCTATGAAGAACAGCATTATGGAGTATCATTTTAGGTCAGTAACATTCATAGACACACAGTCAAAATAATTACAGGAgccaattctctctctttttgtggtTACTAACCCCCCTCCCTGGCAAATGTAGGTAAAAGTGATTTTTTGAAAGACATGCTGTAGATTGAGAACCTTCTTGAAATTCAGCTGGGGGGGGATTACTTTGTGAAAAAACAACTTTTGCAGAGTTAAGCCTGTGTTAATCCCCAAATTACAGAAAAGGCCATTTTATGGAGGGTAAAGTTGTCACTGGCTACCAGCCACACTGACTAAGCTCTCCTTCCACTGTCAAgaggcaggatgcctctgaataccaggtgctgggaattgcagcacttaagtcctgcttgtgggcttcccagaggcatccagCTGGCCAATGTGAGAAAAGTATGCTGCCGGACTAGATAAACCACTGGCCTGATTGTGTAGGCATCTTCTTAGGTTCATAAAAGCATACACCACTGTAACATGGGTACCTAATTCTTTTAGGCTGGAACAGTGTCTGGAAGCAGATCTGCATTTGAAATTCCAGGGTGTGATTGGCAGTGGAGAAGCAGTAGATGGGAGTGCCTGACCACCACTTTTCCTCTTGCAACAGCCCCTGCTCCTTCCTTCTGTGGCACAACAAGCACTTCACCCAAAACCTCAACCTGGAAGTatgaggagtggggaagcaaacccatCCCACCTCCCCAGTTTATGTAGATCACAGAACAGACTTTTCCCTAGAAAATGTACAGCCTGGCCCGCAATCAAGTCACAGCATCTGTACCTTTGTCTTCTCACTGTTTGTGATTGGCGGGAAAGAAATCACAGCACCTTCGTTGTCAACCAGGCAGGGGTAATACTCTTTCCCATCCAGTAACTGGAGGTACCTGATCAAGGGTGGAATAAGAAAATGGAAGCTACTTAGGGGATGGGGAGAGGAAGTGCAAATACACAGGTgaagtttaaaaataagaattGCTTCTGACTCaatgtattcttttttttaaaaaacccacagctCTGTGAAGACACAGACAAGAGACCTCTGaagatcagttgctgggaatcacaagtggggagagtgtcatggaattctactcactATTGATCCACAGCAGAACTCTGACGTATAGTTAGCAAAGAAAAAAcctaaacacattgcaggattaaaaaatagaccagaggcaattaatatttcatccagtagagctttactgctactgaaggcaaatgagcataacggtcacaaatccaaaacattcaggactggcactgtccataagaaatctagTTGCAGCCTAGTAACACTacagcatactatgtacagaacaccacaccagaaggaaaagagacagaaagagaaaacagaaccagtttaaggcaGCTGTATTCAGCTTCTCTGGAGGTATaagccaaacatcatgaaccttctgtttgtttctttcacacagagaagcttccagaacactcttgaattaattagaataggaaagatctctacacatcagatcaatactttctgtagtAAGAAATGCAAAATCAGAGTGCCGCTTACTGGCTTCTCAAAGGAATTTGGCTGGatgctgtgggaacaggatgctggaacagatgaGATTTCAACTATAGCATGGGGCATCagtgatttaaataaaataaagaatgaaaAGTAAGGACTTTTCGGGGAGCCTTCTtgggggagggtgttccaaagacACAGACCTCCTGCTCCCACTCCAAACTATCCTGATTGTTCTGAGGACGCTTTCTGCTTCCCTTCCCCATGgacccttcctggctcttgcctgCCCTCTGGGCAAGATTTCAAGGGCTGTGCTCTGCTTTAAGGTGCAGACTCACTTGTGCAGTCCGGATATATTctgcctcctcttctgcttccgCTGCTCCTCGGCCTCCGACTGCAGCTGACGGAGGAGGTCCTTGGCCTTTATTTCCTTCCGGCCCAAGGGGATGATCTGCAACATGAATGCAAGGCCAGAAGTGTCTTGGAGTcagttgctgttattattattaatgatttatatcccaccttttccccagactgGGACTCAAGGCACCTTACAgataatacaaaaacacagattaaaaacaTAGTAATTAAATGCTAAAAGAATTACAACAGTATAAAagcaaatctattaaaatacagatagtaAAAAGAGCACAGCACTATTTAAAAGTTCTTTCGTTAAAAAATACACTCAGTTCCCAAACGGTTGGAATAAGAAAGTCTTCACCAGCTGGTGGGAGGATGCCAAGGAGAGAGCCAGTTTAGCTACTCTTGGATGAGAGTTCCAAACCCTGGGAGCAGTCACTAAGAAGCCACTCTCCCATGCCCCAATAAGCCTGCTTGTGAGGGTGGCAGACTGAGAGAACatctcccctgaagatctcagagaCTGGGCAGGTTTGTCTTTCAGATAACCATCATGCACAACAGCACCAGAGCACCAGttgcctgctgctgtcccttgtgGGGTATCATTCTGAACGGCTTTCTAATCTTGGTGTTGTCAGCCTACCTTCAATTCATCTGGTGGCTGAACGTCGTAGAGAAGAGGACCTTTCACAAGCTGCAGGTCATGTGTGGCAATGGTGGCTGCCGTTCGCTTTTCGCAGATGTCCTCGTGGAGTTTGGTCTGAAGTGTAAGATGTGTCATTAAAATAAGGCTGTGCTGAAGAGTCACAACAATAGGCTTAATTTTAAGGAGtgtgctaacaacaacaacaattttatcatctgtactctgcccatctgactgggttgccccagccactctagacagcttccaacatatataaaagcaaatagaacattacacattaaaaagcttccctagacagggctgccttcaggtgtcttctaaaggttatatagatACTCAacaccttgacatctgatggaagggcattccacagagtgtAACAATCTGGCCCTTTCTCCTCTACCACACTGAGGGCAGGCAAGGACCCCCAGCATCTACTTCCTCCTGATCAGGGGAGCCATACATCCTTAACTGTCCTGTGCTAGTGGAAGGCAAAGTTACCACCCGCATGCCTGGGCTTGGAGATGCCCCTTTTGCTTTCCCTTCCACCGTGCTCAAAGTAGGGCTGCCCCCCATTTCAAATCCGAGGGGGAGGTTTATCTTTACTTGGGGAAACCTAATCTACAACTAACTGAATCAAAGGACATCCCCCCTCTGAAGCTGGGCCACGCCCAGAACCAAGTAGTATCGTCTTTCGAACCTTACCTGAACCGAAAGAAACCTCTTCAAAGCATTGCCGGACTTGAAGTTCATGCCTTTCACTACACAGCACACAATATAGGGGCGGACGTCTTTGACACCAGGGCTGGCTTTCACAATCAATGGAGCTGGATTCTCAGAGATGTGGAGAACTTTCACCAGCAGCTTCTGGGTTTCTTCCACCTCATCCTCTGCATCACtgccttttttcttgtttttatctctctttttcttcctcatctcctccttctcagCACCATCCTGCTTGCCTTTTCCTTTGCCGCCCCCTCGACCCCCGACACGCAAATATTCCAGGATAGATTTTGTTTGGCAACCATTTACCATCTTCTCAAGCCGTTTGTCTTTGAGGGCATTTCCTTTTaaattgacttccttcagcttagGGCAGTCAGCCAACTCCACAGGGATTTCCGATAATTTGTTGTTGGAAACATCCAAAGTCTAGGGGGAAAATGTATATTAAGTGGTTGTCTCCTAATTCAGACACTGGAAGAGTTATCTCAAGTTCTGTCTACTGACGGACAACAATGAAAAACATTTTGTGTATCAATAAAAACTCTCAAGCCAATGTGAGTACAGAAGCTGccataccaaatcagaccattggtccatcgagctcagcactgtctacactgactggcagcagctctctggtttCAGACCTGAGACTTTTTGCGTGCAAAATAGATTATCTGCCAGTGAGCCCATTCCTTGCTCTGGTCATTTGCTGTTCCGTATATTGCACAAACCTCAGCGCTATTCATACATTCATAATAGGGCTCCACACCCATTCCTGACAACTTCTAGATTTTTATGTGTGAATGGCAGCAGCAAAACAAGCAGTGCTCTGGGATGGTCAATTTTCATCATCGACATCTCAGGAAACATTGATGTCTTGAACAGCCACCATTCTTCATGTATGCTGAATTATGTCTTGCATTATTACTGCATATTAAGAGTTGCTTTTGCTTTATTTGCTTTCCATCATTATTCCTATAGTTTAATGATCTCATTACAAAAGCAGAAACTGGGAAGGGCTTTTACCTTGAGGCAGGCCAGGCGGGAGATGTTGGGGCTCAGCTCCTCCAGCTCGTTGCCCGCCGCCTCCAGGGTGCCCAGTAGGGCTAAAGGGGCGGCGCGGCGGGAATCACCTCCGTCGTCCGTGGGAAGCAGCCCCCCGGGTAGGGAGCGCAGGCGGTTCCCGCCCAGGAGCAGCTCCTGGAGGGCCGGAGCGGAGCGAGCCAGGCCAGGCCCCATTTCGCGAAGGCGGTTGCGGCGGAGGTTGAGGAGGCGTAGCTCAGGCAGGGCGGCAGGGGAGCCCTTCTTGGctactgccgccaccaccacctggGGCTCCCCGGTCCCGCCGAGCTCCGCCGGCAGCTCCTCCAGGCCGTTGCCGGAGAGGTCGAGGGTGCGCAGCGTGGCCGGCAAGAGGCGCCCGGCCTGGGTCAGCCCCGACGGGCCCAGCGCGCAGCCGGGAAGCGCCAGCGTCTGCAGACCCGTCAGGAGCCCCAGGACCGGCCCCGGCTCACGCAGCGCCGCGCAGCCGCCCCCGCGCACCTCCAGCGACCGCAGCGCCGCCCCCAGGGAGCCCAGAGCCCGCGGGAAGCGGCCCCCGGCGGCCTGCACACGCCGCTCCAGGGCGGCGCCCGACTCCAGGCTCAGCTCCCGCCGGCCGGACTCTGTCACCTCCGGCCAGTCCTCGTCTTCCCCTCCCGCCGCTGCTAcccccgccgccgccatcttTCTCTCGGCTGGGCACAGCCGCTTCCGCTTCCGGCGTCAACAGCACTTCCGGTCAAAGACGCACTTCCGTTTCCTGTGCCGTCAATAGCGGAAAAAATGGGAAATGGCGAGATGTCCTATACTGTATAGTCTTATGAAGTGGGCGCAGAAAAGCGGGCGGACGTGTGTGTGGCGCATATGGGTGATATCCTTAAAAAAGATTTGATggtaattttaaatttatttcctgcccttcagCAGGCCCCAGCGCGTTACATTTTCAAATGTAGAATTTAGAAGTAAAAATATTACATGAAAAGCATGTAGATATGCGACATCCAGTTGCCGCTTCCGTTTCTCATTTGCACGGTAATAAAATGAAGAGGCCGCTCTAGCCCAATATCCAACTTCGATGCTAGCTTTATGGTTGTCTGCATAGGTTGCCCCTCAGCGGATGTAAACCGCCCTATACTAAAAACTCTATGGCTGTCAATTAAACGGAA contains:
- the LRRC47 gene encoding leucine-rich repeat-containing protein 47 → MAAAGVAAAGGEDEDWPEVTESGRRELSLESGAALERRVQAAGGRFPRALGSLGAALRSLEVRGGGCAALREPGPVLGLLTGLQTLALPGCALGPSGLTQAGRLLPATLRTLDLSGNGLEELPAELGGTGEPQVVVAAVAKKGSPAALPELRLLNLRRNRLREMGPGLARSAPALQELLLGGNRLRSLPGGLLPTDDGGDSRRAAPLALLGTLEAAGNELEELSPNISRLACLKTLDVSNNKLSEIPVELADCPKLKEVNLKGNALKDKRLEKMVNGCQTKSILEYLRVGGRGGGKGKGKQDGAEKEEMRKKKRDKNKKKGSDAEDEVEETQKLLVKVLHISENPAPLIVKASPGVKDVRPYIVCCVVKGMNFKSGNALKRFLSVQTKLHEDICEKRTAATIATHDLQLVKGPLLYDVQPPDELKIIPLGRKEIKAKDLLRQLQSEAEEQRKQKRRQNISGLHKYLQLLDGKEYYPCLVDNEGAVISFPPITNSEKTKLGKTTSDVLLEVTSATSLQTCKDVMDTLILKMAELNRSTSENTGEDLDSDHESNDTAGHENSRLEGISKTLPLVLEQVRVVDKDGNLKVLYPSKTDLSMVASLMTVIH